In Caldanaerobius fijiensis DSM 17918, the following proteins share a genomic window:
- a CDS encoding ParB/RepB/Spo0J family partition protein, which produces MELINVELLKEHPRNSEFFDDITGKRWDEFLESIRTSGIIVPLVITQDYVVVSGNQRLRAAKKLNMKEVPCEIREYQDRDGMSKEDLILKDLIETNLRQRGIGNLNPMKTARCILELERIYGVKRGRPNNVSNGTEKQEAVSPFSKTQTELAEDIGITERRLKQLKKLNDLIPELQKLVEEGKLSSTAGEQLAYLDEETQRQLFNVLGEDLNDQAKRIRQEAEKNMQRLAEQLNQIQTEKRRKEAEIAKMKEELNSKETLIGQYEAKIRMLEQRMKDLESGEAVPEAAQAEMEELERKQAELQEELERARKEAEHMRSSIKQKEEAFKSLKLEFDALKSNIETQHGATPLNFLDINDFSYNVSRFLEKVSPLVYLGEQFTQLNDSERSKWLEKISAVETWVNGMKEALKGEKKGLNVTYQEVAKNE; this is translated from the coding sequence GTGGAATTAATAAACGTGGAGTTACTGAAAGAGCACCCGAGAAACAGCGAATTTTTCGACGACATCACGGGTAAGAGATGGGATGAGTTTCTGGAGAGCATCAGGACAAGCGGGATAATCGTACCCTTAGTCATAACGCAGGATTATGTTGTGGTATCCGGCAACCAAAGATTGAGGGCAGCAAAGAAGCTGAACATGAAGGAAGTGCCGTGCGAGATAAGGGAGTATCAGGACAGGGACGGGATGTCGAAAGAGGACCTGATACTGAAGGATTTGATTGAAACGAACCTGAGACAGAGAGGAATAGGGAATCTGAACCCGATGAAGACGGCAAGATGCATTCTGGAGCTGGAGAGGATATATGGAGTAAAGAGAGGTAGACCTAATAATGTAAGTAATGGAACAGAAAAACAGGAAGCAGTTTCCCCTTTTTCTAAAACTCAAACAGAACTTGCTGAAGATATAGGAATAACGGAACGCCGCCTTAAGCAGCTCAAGAAGCTCAACGATTTAATTCCCGAACTCCAGAAACTTGTGGAAGAAGGAAAGTTATCATCAACAGCCGGAGAGCAGCTTGCATACCTCGACGAGGAGACGCAGAGGCAGCTGTTCAACGTGCTGGGAGAAGACCTGAACGACCAAGCAAAGCGCATAAGGCAGGAGGCTGAGAAGAACATGCAGAGGCTTGCAGAGCAGCTCAATCAGATACAGACGGAAAAACGCAGAAAGGAAGCGGAGATTGCAAAGATGAAGGAGGAGCTGAACAGCAAGGAAACACTCATAGGCCAGTACGAAGCGAAAATCAGGATGCTCGAACAGAGAATGAAAGACCTTGAAAGCGGAGAGGCGGTCCCCGAAGCAGCGCAGGCGGAAATGGAAGAGCTTGAAAGAAAGCAGGCAGAGCTTCAGGAAGAGCTTGAAAGAGCACGGAAGGAGGCGGAACACATGCGAAGCTCGATAAAGCAGAAGGAAGAAGCGTTCAAAAGCTTAAAGCTCGAATTCGACGCCCTGAAGTCAAACATAGAGACGCAGCACGGGGCAACACCGCTGAACTTTCTGGATATAAACGACTTCAGCTACAACGTCAGCAGGTTTTTGGAAAAAGTGTCCCCGCTCGTGTACCTCGGCGAGCAGTTTACTCAGCTGAACGACAGCGAACGCAGCAAATGGCTTGAAAAGATAAGCGCGGTCGAAACATGGGTGAACGGCATGAAGGAGGCCCTGAAAGGCGAGAAAAAAGGATTGAACGTGACCTATCAGGAGGTGGCAAAGAATGAGTGA